In one Polaribacter sp. ALD11 genomic region, the following are encoded:
- a CDS encoding glycosyltransferase: MKKIIVAPLNWGLGHASRCVPIINALIKENFIPIIASDGSALKFLKHEFPYLETLELPSYHIKYGRNLKKQLFLQLPAILSSVKTEKKIVELFIDNNRDVVGLISDNRFGVRSSKVPSVYITHQINVLSGFTTFLTSKVHQRIIKRFDECWIPDNSNSEFSGKLSKSKKNLKQKFIGPLSRLEKLELEQKIAVLVILSGPEPNRTFLEKELIRAFENDKRNIVFILGKIEEKQKSWTNHNCTFYNFLLSEDLQQKMNSSEIIVCRSGYSSILDAAVLGKKVFFIPTENQSEQEYLASYLQEKKIAPFSKIEHFTLEKLNEIKNYTGLKSIKTDFDINLLGLFHRK; the protein is encoded by the coding sequence ATGAAAAAAATAATTGTTGCACCTTTAAACTGGGGTTTAGGTCATGCTTCACGTTGTGTGCCAATTATTAACGCTTTAATTAAAGAAAATTTTATACCAATAATAGCTTCAGATGGAAGTGCTTTGAAGTTTCTAAAACATGAATTTCCTTATTTAGAAACACTAGAGTTACCATCTTATCATATTAAATATGGTAGAAATTTAAAAAAACAGTTATTCTTACAATTACCTGCAATCTTAAGCAGTGTAAAAACCGAAAAAAAAATTGTAGAACTTTTTATTGATAATAATAGAGATGTTGTTGGTCTTATTTCAGATAATAGATTTGGAGTAAGAAGCTCTAAAGTTCCTTCAGTATATATTACACATCAAATAAATGTTTTGTCTGGTTTTACTACTTTTTTAACAAGTAAAGTTCATCAGAGAATTATAAAAAGGTTTGACGAATGTTGGATTCCAGATAATTCTAATTCTGAGTTTTCAGGAAAATTATCTAAATCTAAGAAGAATTTAAAACAGAAGTTTATTGGGCCTTTAAGTAGGCTTGAGAAACTAGAATTAGAACAAAAAATAGCTGTTTTAGTTATTCTTTCTGGCCCAGAACCCAATAGAACCTTTCTAGAAAAAGAATTAATTAGGGCTTTTGAAAATGATAAAAGAAATATTGTTTTTATTCTAGGGAAAATAGAAGAAAAACAAAAAAGTTGGACAAACCACAACTGTACTTTCTATAATTTTCTGTTATCAGAAGATTTGCAACAAAAGATGAACTCGTCAGAAATTATTGTTTGTAGATCTGGTTATTCATCTATATTAGATGCCGCTGTTTTAGGTAAAAAAGTGTTTTTTATTCCTACAGAAAATCAGTCGGAACAAGAATATTTAGCAAGTTATTTGCAGGAGAAGAAAATTGCTCCGTTTTCTAAAATAGAACATTTTACTTTAGAAAAATTAAATGAGATTAAAAATTATACAGGTTTAAAATCAATAAAAACGGATTTTGATATCAATTTACTTGGCCTTTTCCATCGTAAATGA